The Triticum urartu cultivar G1812 unplaced genomic scaffold, Tu2.1 TuUngrouped_contig_10155, whole genome shotgun sequence genome segment ATTTCcaaaaaaaatgttcatcgatTCGAGAAAATTGTTTAAAAAAATTCACAATGTTTACTAAAAACTGAAAATATTATAAAAGGTCCATGATTGCAAAAACGTTCTTGATTTTATAAAATGGTCGAAAAATTGTATAAGTATTCACGATTTTAGATATGTGCACGAGTTTAAGAAAATGTTCATAATTTCAAATTTTGATTACTATTTCACAAAATTGAGGGTGGTAGTGTATCTCGATGATGCAGCAAAATGTGGTCATTGCCATTGCAGATTATGATGATATTATTTTTCTCTCATTGCAAAGCACGGCCCTTTTGCTAGTACCTAATAATAAAGGGGCTACTGATTTGGGCGGTATGTCACAGAAATTGCCCCGAAATTGCAAAATATTACCCGCCAAATGCGACCTGTAAGTGATAAAGAAATATTGCAGACAAGGTAATCCCCACCTGGGCCGGCCCTATGCTGTAGTGACCATCTATACTGCGCTCTGCCGCTGTAAGAAGACGCAGCGCGCCTCTTTGGGCCGGCCGGGCCTGTTTTtgtcattatttttattttttgaagtttttccTTTTCCATTATTTTTTTTTTACTTCAATTAATTTGGGACTTAAAAAATCCTAAAATTACAAATTACAAATTGAAAATAAAATTTTTAATTACAATAAAATGTTTGgggattcaaaaaatgttcttgattttattttaaaaatgtttgcttaatcaaaaaatgtttgaaatttcaaaaaaatttgttggaaatcaacAGATGTTCATGATTTTTAAAAAAGTTCGTGTATTCAAAAATGTTAATGTAATTGAACAAAATTTCGCCAGTACATTAGGTGATCATGAATGGAAGTATATCCTAAAAATTCAGAAACCGCGTGTGACCTACAAAATAGTGTATTCATTCATGAAAATgatcatgcatttcaaaaaatgttcattaaattaacaaaatgtttgtgaatttcaaaaattgttccaCTAATTTCCCAAAAAATGTTAGTTGATTCTAGAAATGTTCACCGTTTCAAGAAAATTGtttaaaaatgttcatatttTGAAAACAAATGCAAATAgtataaaatgttcatgaattcaaaatatgttcttgaatttaaaaatgttcaaaattttataaaagtgttaacaaattttaaaaatgtttatgATTTCAAATATGTGTAGGAGTTTACAAAAACTTTCATGACTTCAAAAAATTATTCATGATTTCATGAAATTAGCAGTGATAGTGTATCTCGTTGATGCAGCAAAATCTGATCAGGGTATTGAAGATTATAATATATATTTTTGTCCCGTTGCAAGgcacgggcccttttgctagCACACAAACAATGAAAGAACAACTCAAGGCTTCAAATATTTGCACTAACCTCATCTGACTTACAGGTCGAAACCAAGAAATGCATATGGGGAGAGCAGGCAAGGAACTCCCGCAGTAATCTGAATACACGTCAAAGATTCAAAGATGATATAATGTTGCAAATCTCTTGCACAGTACTGAGGCTCCAGTTCTAGTCCTTCACCCACAAATAACATACCAAAAGTGTTTACCATAGATATCTGATTCGTGCAACTGCAAAATTTGTCACAAAACCAAAACTAGCAGAACTAGAAAATAGAATACAAACATTACTCCAGCTACAAAAGAAGATTATCTAAATGAAGCACACATAGAATCCTCCCAAGGCAAATTATTGCTCCTATGAACTTCAGGATCGATACAAACGAAGAGAATCATTCGTCCGCAAGTATCTGTTTCACAACCAGGGGGGTACACGGCTGTTAATTTTCTAGTGCCAGGTAGGAAAAATGACATGAATAGATTAAACGGCCAAGGGAGCAACAATCAAGAAATCACGGCAGGGCTGGGCCTCCTCTTTTCCGTCCCTGCTGGCATCTGCTAAGCAAAATTTACATGTATGGTGAAGTTACAAGATCGATCTCTCCACACAGATGGGGGAGGGAGGGAGACTCACTTCTACATCCTAGGATCCTAGACTAACAATATACATACATGTATAGAGAGTACCCCCAATGCCTCCATTAGTGCAGCAGCAAACCCCCATGCTCCAAACTCATCAGGACCCACGTGGCCTCGCCGACAGCACCGCTCCCGCCAATCATGACCAAGCTTGCAACCAAAACCATGCATGGCTGAGCAACTCGACCAGATATCCTTGGGCTCCCTGCCAGAGACAAAATCTTCTCTGCTCTTGATAGAAGGGCATGCATGCTATCTAGACCAAAATGTCCATTTATTCTCATCCGATGTCTGTCAAATCCACGAGAGGATCCAACTCCTCAATACCAGCAAGGGAAACTTGGTCATACTGGTATGGGGCAAACTCAGTGTCAGTCTCTTCTAGAGTTAGATCCTCCATGTAGGTCAACTCAGAATCATCAATGCCAAAGTCGGATAGTGACTGTGTGATGGGGAACTCAGCTGCACTTGTCAACAGTTGCCGGGGGGATCGGAGAAAATCAAACTTCAAAGCCGGCATGTCCTGCGGTTCAGCCATCCTCTGAATTTTCGATTTCGGTGGTCTTCCCGATTCTGAAGCTGCTTTGTGCTTTCCTGTGGACTTTGAGCCAGATTTATGTCGAGCAGTATCATTCATGTGGACAGATGATGCCCAGTGAGAACCTTCCCCTTCAAAACAAGCTTCTGATGCTATCCTGCATATATGTACATTAGACATAGGCATTAGTTTACGTTCCAGAAGGCTGCTAAACAACATGAAGATTCAAATAATTTGAAGCACTGCTCGTCTCGATTACAAAACAAGGACAATAAGGGTCACCAGCACTGCAACAATAAAGCATTAGACACCACTGACCTGAATCTGTTCTCAGCATGTCTATGAGGAAGCCCAGACAGCAGTGATTGTTCCACCGGCACAACAGTGCGTCTAATAGGATCTGGTTCTAGAATGGACACATTCACCACAGATGGAAAGTCTGCCTGGTAAGCATGTCGATCTGTCCGGAAATCCAATACTAAATCTAAATGCCTCCGGCGAGGTTCCTGATTGCTTGTTGGTATTGCCACTCTTGGACATTGGGCCTGAGCATCTGCGAGGGCTGTCCTTACCAGATTAAAGGATGGCTTGTCGTTTGTCATGGACCAGTTCTCACTCAATCTAACAGGGTTATGGGTTGCACTAGAACAAACACTTGTAACACGTCGGGACTCATGAGCACATTTTGATCTCCAAACAGAAGAAAGTATGGCCATGAAATGTTTCTGGAGAAGCAACTCGTTGTTAGGAATTTCACTGATCACATTCAGCAACATCCGAGTTTGATCCTGAAAGATGTCATAGAGAAATGGTCAATATGTGGCTAACAAGTAGCTGAAAGGCACATAATATAGCTGACAAACACCTAGAGAGAAAAATGATGTCAAACTATATGACCCAAGGAAAAAAGAGACATATGGATGAAGCCACGTAATTTCAATATTGTATCAAGCCTAGCACACATATTTACACATACCGCTTGACTATTTACTCGCTTATAAATTTCAGAGAGGATTACTGGTCAGCAGAGCTATGCTGACTTGCTTACTGGTCAGAGATGAAATTCTCTTCCCAGCAGCAAATGAAAGTTGGTCAGTGATCAGCAATTACCATAACTCAAAAAAGAGGAATCCAGTGCTATGTTGAGTTTCTGAGAAAAGGAAATTCTGAAATAAACAGTAGGATGTTTCACTCCAAGATACTCCATATTGTGTCAGTGGCATGTTTCACACATGCACCATTTCAGACTTAAGCCCAGTTTTTTTTGTGCTTTTAAAATATAAGCTGCCCCCTAGGCTTCTAGAAATATGCCTCAACGAATATAGGGGGCGATTTCTAAAACAAGCTGGGGAGGGTTGGCTTATGTCataagccgccaaaagaactggacCTTACTGTAAAACAAATCAGAGAACAATAGTACTGGAAAGCATGAACATGCAAAAATATCCTCATGTTGGAAATTTCTCCTCTACCAAGATAACAGTAAATCAACTCACCTCAGATACTTTCAAGACAGCCTTCCCGGCACCAGAAGGAGCCTTCTCACTGTTTGCATTGTCAGTAGCTGACAATACATATTTGCAGAATAATTCTCGGAATCTCTCACAGCAATGTACAGGATGACGATATCTTCCCCTATAACATGCACCACCAGGTATGGAATGAAGAAGGTCACTAGCCAGTTCCCAAACAGGACCGTACTCATGTACAGTTCCACAAAGAACTGCATCTTCCTCAGTAGTCCATGAATCTAAAGCACAATCTCGAGGCCACATAAGACCCTTCTTCTTCAACCTCTCAGGCTTAATTACCATAACACGTTTTGCTGGCATGGAGGCCATGGAAATCCGGCCATCACTCTTAATTCTCACCGACTTCGGATCAGAATCATTCACTTCATCCATCAACTTGAGTTGCTTGCCTTCGAGCGAGTGCTTATGTGATGAGGACTCAGGAGTACAGTTCGATTTAGGGGCTTTCTTGAACTTCTTCAGGGCTCTGCTACTGCTGCTCACTTCCTCATTTCTAGGTGTCATCTTTTTACGCTTATGTGAACCATGATGTGGTGATTCATCACTCATAAGCTCTGGCGAGGGTGCATTGTCATCAATACTCATAGTATCTACAGACGTTTCATCGTGCATGGCCTCTGAGTCAGATGACACACGTCCTTTTTTTAAAGACTTAAACTTGCctgccttccttttcttcttctttgactTTTTGCGGTGACTGCTATAAAAGGATGACAGAAGGAAACAGTAATTTATGTGGTCAACAGCAGAAAAGCATATAAGAATTGCATGTATAGCATGATATTACTGCAAGAAGAGTGGAGACAGTAGTGTAGCAGAGGAGTGTCTAACAGAACTATAAAACAGGTAATTCAATACatcaatgataaaattgtgaacGTGCTGAGAGCATAATTGTAAATTACCTCGCCATGTCATTCATTTCCTCTAGCTCTTTGGCTGCTTCAAGAACTTGCCTTTCCTGTTCCTCCAACAACTGTGCGTATTACAGCATGGATGCCATTAATACTCATAGTACTATGCACAAGAGGCACACAGACAAGAACTTAAGATATAAACTAACCTGTTTTTTAGCTAGAGCCTCAACCTGTTGGCGATACGCTGTAGTAGCAAAATCAACATCCCATGCTGCAATTGAAACAATGTCAATACACTGGAATATAAGAAAAAGGAGCGAGGCATGCATCGAGGAGAGCACTAGCTCGAACCAATTGCAAAAAATAAAGTGACTAAATGAATTTTTAGAAGACAAACATGAGTGCGGTCAGTACCAACATGAAATCACTTACACTCATAAGATAGTGGTTCCTGGTCTTCATCAATTTCTGCTTCTAAATCTTCTTTGAGTTTTTCAATGCGTTCAAGTTCCCATTCTTCCTCTGCAACATTCACCTGATAATTTACAGCAGCTTTGTCAATTATTGGATCCCAGAGCTCCAAAAACCTCATTGCATATCTATCTATTGGCCGAAGGTGATTTTCAAAAGATGAACTCGCTTGTCCTGCTGCAGCTGCTGCAGCAGCCATTTGCTTAACATCAGCAAGCATATCCATATCTCCGTCACCTGCAGCCAATGTAAGAGCCTTTTCTTCATTTATTTGGTTCACAGGTAAACCAACATTTTTATCCTTATCCGCATCAGAACTTTGATGTTTATGCTCTTCACTGGTGTGATCATCAGGTTTTGTATCCTCCTCATTTACAAGCTCATCATCCTCTAGCCTTCCAGCAACCTCCTCACTGAATTCTTGATTGTCTGCAGCCTCTTCCTGCTCCAACCTTTTGAGAGCCATATAGTCAGCTTCATCTTCTGCCTGTCTAATAGCTGCTTCAAC includes the following:
- the LOC125526451 gene encoding protein PHOTOPERIOD-INDEPENDENT EARLY FLOWERING 1-like isoform X2, giving the protein MNEFSPILSPIRPAIVRRQVYFPDRRLIQFDCGKLQELAILLRRLKSEGHRALIFTQMTKMLDTLEEFINLYGYTYLRLDGSTQPEERQTLMQRFNTNPKFFLFILSTRSGGVGVNLVGADTVIFYDSDWNPAMDQQAQDRCHRIGQTREVNIYRLISESTIEENILKKANQKRTLDDLVIQRGCYNTEFFKKLDPMEFFSGHTPLNVEEQPRDRSMTAVSSNETGLALSNADVEAAIRQAEDEADYMALKRLEQEEAADNQEFSEEVAGRLEDDELVNEEDTKPDDHTSEEHKHQSSDADKDKNVGLPVNQINEEKALTLAAGDGDMDMLADVKQMAAAAAAAGQASSSFENHLRPIDRYAMRFLELWDPIIDKAAVNYQVNVAEEEWELERIEKLKEDLEAEIDEDQEPLSYESWDVDFATTAYRQQVEALAKKQLLEEQERQVLEAAKELEEMNDMASHRKKSKKKKRKAGKFKSLKKGRVSSDSEAMHDETSVDTMSIDDNAPSPELMSDESPHHGSHKRKKMTPRNEEVSSSSRALKKFKKAPKSNCTPESSSHKHSLEGKQLKLMDEVNDSDPKSVRIKSDGRISMASMPAKRVMVIKPERLKKKGLMWPRDCALDSWTTEEDAVLCGTVHEYGPVWELASDLLHSIPGGACYRGRYRHPVHCCERFRELFCKYVLSATDNANSEKAPSGAGKAVLKVSEDQTRMLLNVISEIPNNELLLQKHFMAILSSVWRSKCAHESRRVTSVCSSATHNPVRLSENWSMTNDKPSFNLVRTALADAQAQCPRVAIPTSNQEPRRRHLDLVLDFRTDRHAYQADFPSVVNVSILEPDPIRRTVVPVEQSLLSGLPHRHAENRFRIASEACFEGEGSHWASSVHMNDTARHKSGSKSTGKHKAASESGRPPKSKIQRMAEPQDMPALKFDFLRSPRQLLTSAAEFPITQSLSDFGIDDSELTYMEDLTLEETDTEFAPYQYDQVSLAGIEELDPLVDLTDIG
- the LOC125526451 gene encoding protein PHOTOPERIOD-INDEPENDENT EARLY FLOWERING 1-like isoform X1, which codes for MNEFSPILSPIRPAIVRRQVYFPDRRLIQFDCGKLQELAILLRRLKSEGHRALIFTQMTKMLDTLEEFINLYGYTYLRLDGSTQPEERQTLMQRFNTNPKFFLFILSTRSGGVGVNLVGADTVIFYDSDWNPAMDQQAQDRCHRIGQTREVNIYRLISESTIEENILKKANQKRTLDDLVIQRGCYNTEFFKKLDPMEFFSGHTPLNVEEQPRDRSMTAVSSNETGLALSNADVEAAIRQAEDEADYMALKRLEQEEAADNQEFSEEVAGRLEDDELVNEEDTKPDDHTSEEHKHQSSDADKDKNVGLPVNQINEEKALTLAAGDGDMDMLADVKQMAAAAAAAGQASSSFENHLRPIDRYAMRFLELWDPIIDKAAVNYQVNVAEEEWELERIEKLKEDLEAEIDEDQEPLSYESWDVDFATTAYRQQVEALAKKQLLEEQERQVLEAAKELEEMNDMASSHRKKSKKKKRKAGKFKSLKKGRVSSDSEAMHDETSVDTMSIDDNAPSPELMSDESPHHGSHKRKKMTPRNEEVSSSSRALKKFKKAPKSNCTPESSSHKHSLEGKQLKLMDEVNDSDPKSVRIKSDGRISMASMPAKRVMVIKPERLKKKGLMWPRDCALDSWTTEEDAVLCGTVHEYGPVWELASDLLHSIPGGACYRGRYRHPVHCCERFRELFCKYVLSATDNANSEKAPSGAGKAVLKVSEDQTRMLLNVISEIPNNELLLQKHFMAILSSVWRSKCAHESRRVTSVCSSATHNPVRLSENWSMTNDKPSFNLVRTALADAQAQCPRVAIPTSNQEPRRRHLDLVLDFRTDRHAYQADFPSVVNVSILEPDPIRRTVVPVEQSLLSGLPHRHAENRFRIASEACFEGEGSHWASSVHMNDTARHKSGSKSTGKHKAASESGRPPKSKIQRMAEPQDMPALKFDFLRSPRQLLTSAAEFPITQSLSDFGIDDSELTYMEDLTLEETDTEFAPYQYDQVSLAGIEELDPLVDLTDIG